In the Paenibacillus sp. FSL H7-0357 genome, one interval contains:
- a CDS encoding sodium-dependent transporter, with protein sequence MNQFKGEKSLLSEKKERFSSSGFIFAAIGSSVGLGNMWKFPYITGENGGAAFFLLFIVCLVLIGLPVLLAELAIGRSGRGSAATSFIRAGGGKGWKAAGILQVIAPFLILSFYIIVAGWTLHYAMIAFNGQLFSTTDYAGEFGSFISGYLPIVWQGVAILITAGVVILGVSGGIEKFNKVLIPGLVVLLIVLMIRALTLPGADKGVSFFLKPDFSVLTAESALVALGHAFFSLSLGMGILLTYGSYVDKNQSLGTATLAIGAGDLIYAFIAGLIIFPTTFSFGIAPDQGPSLIFIALPAAFSAMPLGSFFGGLFFILLAIAALTSAVSLLEVPVSFAMERWNWSRQRSVWVLSLVCFLLGIPSAMSLGMFPELTFGGKALFDWMDFITSNIMLPLGGLLITIFAGYFWKGAAEAAGLQARWFRIWLFMLRYIAPILVFLVLLHTSGILKF encoded by the coding sequence ATGAATCAGTTTAAAGGTGAAAAAAGCCTGCTATCGGAGAAAAAGGAACGTTTCTCCTCCAGCGGCTTTATTTTCGCGGCCATCGGCAGCTCGGTGGGTCTGGGAAATATGTGGAAATTTCCTTATATTACAGGAGAAAATGGCGGAGCGGCTTTCTTCCTGCTCTTCATCGTCTGTCTGGTGCTGATCGGCTTGCCTGTTCTATTGGCCGAACTCGCCATCGGACGCAGTGGCCGCGGAAGCGCGGCAACGTCGTTCATCCGTGCCGGAGGCGGGAAAGGGTGGAAGGCAGCTGGAATACTGCAAGTGATTGCGCCTTTTCTAATCCTCTCCTTTTATATTATTGTTGCAGGTTGGACGCTGCACTATGCAATGATTGCCTTCAATGGACAACTGTTCAGCACGACTGATTATGCAGGTGAATTTGGTTCATTTATCTCAGGGTACTTGCCGATTGTCTGGCAGGGTGTAGCCATCCTGATTACTGCGGGAGTAGTTATCCTGGGGGTATCGGGCGGGATTGAGAAATTTAATAAAGTATTGATTCCCGGCCTGGTTGTACTCCTTATTGTGTTGATGATTCGTGCGCTAACCTTGCCGGGTGCAGATAAAGGGGTTTCCTTCTTCCTCAAACCGGACTTCTCGGTACTGACGGCAGAATCCGCACTGGTCGCCTTGGGACATGCCTTCTTCTCGTTATCACTCGGAATGGGGATTCTTTTGACTTACGGTTCATATGTGGATAAAAATCAGTCGCTTGGCACCGCTACACTTGCGATAGGAGCCGGAGATTTGATCTATGCGTTTATCGCCGGATTGATTATTTTCCCGACTACGTTCTCGTTTGGCATTGCGCCTGACCAAGGACCTTCGCTGATATTCATCGCTCTGCCGGCGGCTTTCTCGGCTATGCCGTTAGGTTCGTTCTTCGGCGGTCTGTTCTTCATCCTGCTGGCGATTGCCGCCTTGACCTCAGCTGTATCCCTGCTTGAAGTGCCTGTATCCTTCGCGATGGAACGCTGGAACTGGAGCCGTCAACGTTCGGTTTGGGTATTGTCTCTGGTCTGTTTTCTGCTCGGTATTCCTTCAGCAATGTCGCTGGGAATGTTCCCTGAACTTACGTTTGGCGGCAAAGCCCTGTTCGACTGGATGGATTTCATTACCTCCAACATTATGCTGCCGCTTGGCGGTCTGCTGATCACCATTTTTGCCGGTTATTTCTGGAAGGGGGCAGCAGAAGCGGCTGGACTACAGGCGCGCTGGTTCCGCATCTGGTTATTCATGCTCCGGTATATTGCACCTATTCTGGTATTCCTGGTGTTGCTGCATACCTCGGGAATCCTTAAATTCTAA
- a CDS encoding MFS transporter: MNARSRWLMISVGLGILLNPLNSSMISVAIARLQKVYQLDFTEVSWIIFSFYIASAIAQPVMGKASDLFGRRKIFLTGLVVAFVASLLAPLSPTFGWLIVFRIVQSIGTSMMVAVGMAIVRIHITEKQAAALSVMSIFLSGAAAIGPFIGGVLIQWWDWSAIFLVNIPFVVTSFVLAWRMIPKDEPPISVSSQMSFRKWCDLIDATGILLFIVGLVALLVGLLSAKSSGYVSLGPVIIGLIGLFALGAFVRHELKAASPFIPLRTFAKYPEMTWVNIEFMLVNVLYYSLFFGLPSYLQMVRHVSESHTGILMLSLGLCSLIVSPLAGRWIDKSGPGPALLTSGILMTLGSVWMVTMNPTSPVISVCVSLAAFGVGNGLNNVGMQVALFKSSPKEMIGVASGVFMTSRYLGTILSSLLLGIIMGGKFSAGGFRLLGLILSVIALSLVCMSWRHRNSRQLEES; this comes from the coding sequence ATGAATGCTCGCAGCAGGTGGCTGATGATCTCCGTGGGTCTGGGGATCCTATTGAACCCATTAAATTCTTCGATGATTTCCGTGGCTATAGCAAGGCTGCAAAAGGTGTATCAGCTTGATTTTACAGAGGTATCCTGGATCATTTTCTCATTCTATATTGCGAGTGCTATCGCTCAACCTGTCATGGGGAAGGCCAGTGATCTATTCGGGCGCAGAAAGATCTTTCTAACCGGTCTTGTTGTAGCCTTCGTTGCATCATTATTAGCTCCGCTATCCCCCACCTTTGGGTGGCTCATTGTGTTCCGCATTGTGCAATCCATCGGAACAAGCATGATGGTTGCAGTTGGAATGGCCATTGTGCGAATTCATATTACGGAGAAACAGGCGGCTGCGCTGTCCGTGATGTCCATTTTCCTATCCGGTGCGGCAGCTATCGGCCCCTTTATAGGTGGAGTTTTGATTCAATGGTGGGATTGGTCTGCGATTTTTCTCGTTAATATTCCGTTCGTGGTTACGAGCTTTGTGTTAGCTTGGAGGATGATTCCTAAGGACGAACCGCCAATATCCGTTTCATCCCAGATGTCGTTCCGTAAATGGTGTGATTTGATTGATGCGACAGGGATTCTGCTCTTTATCGTGGGTCTGGTCGCCTTGCTGGTGGGATTACTGTCAGCAAAATCATCTGGCTATGTCTCGTTGGGTCCTGTCATTATCGGACTGATTGGCCTTTTTGCACTGGGGGCTTTCGTACGCCATGAGTTAAAAGCGGCATCACCCTTTATTCCTTTGCGCACATTCGCCAAATATCCTGAGATGACTTGGGTTAATATCGAATTCATGCTCGTTAACGTACTTTATTACTCACTCTTTTTCGGGCTTCCGTCCTACTTGCAAATGGTACGTCATGTCAGCGAATCCCATACAGGGATTCTGATGTTAAGCTTAGGCTTATGCTCGCTCATTGTTTCTCCACTAGCCGGACGATGGATAGATAAATCAGGACCAGGGCCCGCATTGCTGACATCCGGAATACTAATGACACTAGGATCGGTATGGATGGTGACCATGAATCCAACTTCACCGGTTATCAGTGTATGTGTGTCGTTGGCTGCATTCGGTGTTGGGAACGGGTTAAACAATGTCGGTATGCAAGTGGCTCTGTTCAAAAGCTCGCCAAAAGAAATGATCGGTGTAGCATCCGGCGTATTTATGACATCAAGATATCTGGGAACCATTCTCTCTTCCTTATTGCTGGGCATCATAATGGGAGGTAAGTTCAGCGCTGGGGGATTTCGACTGCTTGGTTTGATCCTCTCGGTCATTGCATTGTCTTTGGTATGCATGAGTTGGCGGCACAGGAACTCGCGACAACTGGAAGAGTCTTAG
- a CDS encoding LysR family transcriptional regulator, translating into MELLQLQYFLVVARLEHVTEAARTLHVTQSSLSKTIQRLEEDLGVPLFDRIGRKLRLNEFGSQFLRRVERALFELEQGKQELRDLSSPEQGTLELAVTAASTLPNILREFRKKRPNVQFHVQMLTTHEMVKLLHSGEVDFCLSSPAIEEEDIECQIVFIDPILVAVPKGHRLAGRSSISLTELRDEEFIGVKRGYGTRDLVDNVCKSVGFEPRYVYEGDEPARLSALVEAEIGIAFIPSTARNSREQIHYLQVENHDLAREIALLWHKSRYISPAALEFREVVLNYFKPLT; encoded by the coding sequence ATGGAACTTCTTCAACTGCAGTATTTTCTCGTAGTAGCCCGGCTGGAGCATGTGACCGAAGCAGCACGTACTCTGCACGTTACCCAATCCTCACTAAGCAAAACAATTCAACGTCTGGAAGAAGATCTGGGAGTCCCGCTATTCGACCGGATAGGAAGGAAGCTACGCTTGAATGAGTTCGGAAGCCAATTCCTCCGCAGGGTAGAAAGGGCTTTGTTTGAACTGGAACAGGGAAAGCAGGAGCTGCGTGATTTATCCTCCCCGGAACAAGGCACACTTGAACTTGCGGTGACTGCCGCGAGCACGTTACCAAATATCCTTCGGGAGTTTCGAAAAAAGCGGCCTAATGTCCAATTTCATGTGCAAATGCTGACCACGCATGAAATGGTTAAGCTTCTTCACAGCGGAGAAGTCGATTTCTGCTTGTCCTCACCTGCCATAGAGGAGGAGGATATTGAATGCCAAATAGTCTTCATTGACCCCATTCTTGTAGCGGTTCCCAAAGGGCATCGGCTGGCAGGCCGAAGCAGTATTTCCTTGACAGAATTGAGGGATGAAGAGTTTATTGGTGTAAAGAGAGGTTATGGTACCCGCGATTTAGTGGACAATGTATGCAAATCTGTTGGCTTTGAACCTAGATATGTGTACGAGGGGGATGAACCAGCAAGGCTAAGTGCCCTTGTGGAGGCAGAAATCGGCATCGCTTTTATACCTAGCACGGCAAGGAATTCTAGGGAACAGATTCACTATCTCCAAGTGGAAAATCATGACTTGGCGCGTGAGATCGCATTATTGTGGCACAAAAGCCGCTACATTTCGCCGGCTGCTCTGGAATTCCGTGAAGTCGTTTTAAACTATTTTAAGCCATTGACCTGA
- a CDS encoding amino acid ABC transporter substrate-binding protein, which yields MKRKGLLILFVVMAIAVIAGCSGSKGDDGKLVIGIDDKFAPMGFRDDNNEIVGFDIDYAKAAAGKMGKEITFQPIDWSAKESELNSGRIDMIWNGYTITDERKEKVLFTKPYLENSQVVVVLADSALSKLNDLAGKEVGLQSLSSAADALNASPIKAEIDKVSEFPDNVLALTDLKSKRLDGVVIDEVVARYYMSKETGTYKLLDESLAPEQYGIGIKKGNEALLTELQKALDELSSDGTAAEISTKWFGENKVLN from the coding sequence ATGAAGAGAAAAGGATTATTAATTTTATTCGTAGTTATGGCAATTGCAGTGATCGCAGGCTGCTCCGGTTCAAAAGGTGATGACGGCAAACTGGTGATCGGTATAGATGATAAGTTTGCTCCTATGGGCTTCAGAGATGACAACAATGAAATTGTCGGTTTTGATATTGACTATGCGAAAGCAGCAGCCGGGAAAATGGGCAAAGAGATCACCTTCCAGCCAATTGACTGGTCGGCCAAGGAATCGGAGCTGAACAGCGGACGCATTGATATGATATGGAACGGGTACACCATAACAGACGAGCGTAAAGAGAAGGTGTTGTTTACCAAGCCTTATCTGGAGAACAGCCAGGTTGTAGTCGTGCTGGCGGATTCGGCGCTGTCGAAGCTGAATGATCTGGCCGGAAAAGAAGTCGGACTGCAAAGTCTTTCGTCGGCTGCCGATGCCTTGAATGCCAGTCCAATCAAAGCAGAGATTGACAAGGTATCCGAATTTCCGGACAATGTGCTTGCCCTGACGGACCTGAAGTCGAAACGCCTGGATGGAGTGGTTATTGACGAAGTGGTGGCAAGATATTACATGTCTAAGGAGACCGGTACTTACAAGCTTCTGGATGAATCACTGGCTCCTGAGCAATACGGTATCGGGATTAAGAAAGGCAATGAAGCACTGCTTACTGAGCTGCAAAAGGCTCTGGATGAACTAAGCAGTGATGGAACGGCTGCCGAAATTTCAACGAAGTGGTTTGGCGAGAACAAAGTACTGAACTAG
- a CDS encoding amino acid ABC transporter permease, with amino-acid sequence MNIDYIIKIAGPMLEGARTTALLFLIVIVLSIPLGMLVTLMAKSSIKPLAWLAHTYIYVMRGTPLLLQLLFFCFGLPQIPVIGEYLVMDRFVAASLGFILNYGAYFAEIFRGGMLSIDKGQHEAAKVLGLSKWQTLRKVILAQMFRVALPAVANESITLVKDTALLYAVAVPELLNYAKTAVNRDFTVTPFVVAGVIYLLMTLILTLFFKALEKRFKFE; translated from the coding sequence ATGAATATAGATTACATTATAAAAATTGCCGGGCCGATGCTTGAAGGTGCACGGACGACCGCCTTGCTGTTTCTGATTGTCATCGTGCTGTCCATTCCGCTAGGGATGCTGGTCACACTGATGGCCAAGAGCTCAATTAAACCGCTAGCTTGGCTTGCGCACACTTATATTTACGTCATGCGCGGAACTCCGCTACTGCTGCAGCTGCTATTCTTCTGCTTCGGCTTGCCGCAGATTCCGGTCATTGGGGAATATCTGGTCATGGACCGCTTCGTTGCGGCCAGTCTTGGCTTTATCCTTAATTATGGTGCTTATTTTGCCGAGATCTTCCGTGGCGGGATGCTCTCGATTGATAAAGGACAACATGAGGCGGCTAAGGTTCTCGGGCTCAGCAAATGGCAGACCCTGCGCAAGGTAATTCTTGCCCAGATGTTCCGGGTTGCATTACCAGCAGTAGCCAATGAGTCCATTACTCTGGTCAAGGATACTGCGTTGCTCTATGCTGTAGCTGTACCAGAGCTGCTGAATTACGCAAAGACGGCGGTGAACCGCGATTTTACGGTGACCCCATTTGTAGTTGCCGGCGTTATTTATTTGCTGATGACATTAATACTAACGCTGTTCTTCAAGGCACTTGAGAAACGTTTCAAATTTGAGTAG
- a CDS encoding amino acid ABC transporter ATP-binding protein — protein sequence MSSMIEVKQLQKSFGSLDVLKKITFDVKPGEVVAVIGPSGSGKSTMLRSLVHLEEVTGGSILIHGKPLVENGKYASNADIREITATMGMVFQHFNLFPHLSVRGNLELAPRTLKREGTQDIAAKSKELLSKVGLADKAEVYPSMLSGGQKQRVAIARALMLNPDILLFDEPTSALDPELTGEVLRVIRQLADENMTMIIVTHEMNFARDVADRVFFMDNGEIAESGTPEQIFGSPQLERTRTFLNQD from the coding sequence ATGAGTAGTATGATTGAAGTTAAGCAATTGCAGAAATCTTTCGGCAGTCTCGATGTACTGAAGAAGATTACCTTTGATGTGAAACCGGGAGAAGTCGTGGCAGTGATCGGTCCTTCCGGTTCCGGAAAAAGTACGATGCTCCGCAGTCTTGTTCATCTGGAGGAGGTTACCGGCGGAAGTATCCTTATCCATGGCAAACCGTTGGTAGAGAACGGCAAATACGCCAGCAATGCAGATATAAGGGAGATTACCGCGACCATGGGCATGGTGTTTCAGCACTTTAATCTGTTCCCCCACCTTAGCGTACGGGGGAATCTGGAGCTTGCTCCACGAACGCTGAAGCGGGAGGGCACTCAGGATATTGCCGCCAAAAGTAAGGAATTACTCTCCAAAGTAGGCCTTGCCGATAAAGCGGAGGTGTACCCTTCCATGCTGTCAGGTGGACAGAAGCAGCGGGTAGCTATCGCCAGAGCGCTGATGCTGAACCCGGATATCCTGTTGTTTGACGAGCCGACTTCGGCACTTGATCCCGAGCTGACCGGCGAGGTGCTGCGTGTCATCCGCCAGCTTGCGGACGAGAACATGACGATGATTATCGTCACGCATGAGATGAACTTTGCCCGCGATGTGGCAGACCGTGTATTCTTCATGGATAACGGGGAAATTGCCGAATCGGGAACACCGGAGCAGATCTTTGGCAGCCCGCAGCTGGAGCGGACCCGGACGTTTTTGAATCAGGATTAA
- a CDS encoding DUF6254 family protein, whose product MSQQKQRKEAGWKSRKQDQHPHGKIKSLKELSSEYDAEHTTS is encoded by the coding sequence ATGAGCCAGCAGAAGCAAAGAAAAGAAGCTGGGTGGAAATCCCGAAAGCAGGACCAGCACCCCCATGGTAAAATCAAGTCGCTGAAAGAGCTTTCCAGCGAGTATGATGCGGAACATACTACGTCGTAA
- a CDS encoding nitrous oxide-stimulated promoter family protein has product MYSYNTERNLSHMTREVKRELNEGPRIRREQELVSKMIHIYCRKKHHQTAFCEECQELNVYARNRLSLCRFGEEKTACAKCPIHCYKQDYRQKIKDVMRYSGPWMLLYHPIESIRHIPIPGKGRK; this is encoded by the coding sequence ATGTATTCTTATAACACTGAAAGGAATCTTTCACACATGACAAGAGAAGTGAAACGGGAATTAAATGAGGGTCCTAGAATTCGAAGAGAACAAGAATTGGTATCAAAAATGATTCATATCTATTGCAGGAAAAAACATCATCAAACAGCCTTCTGCGAGGAATGTCAGGAGTTAAATGTATATGCGAGGAACAGACTATCGCTCTGTCGATTCGGTGAGGAGAAAACAGCTTGCGCAAAATGCCCAATCCACTGTTACAAACAGGATTACCGTCAAAAAATTAAGGATGTAATGCGTTACTCAGGTCCATGGATGCTGCTGTACCACCCCATTGAGTCCATTAGGCATATTCCAATCCCAGGCAAAGGAAGAAAATAG
- a CDS encoding alpha/beta hydrolase, which yields MKRQEEGTKKRMRKPLRIILKSIGALAGLMVLFLAIVFIVNLVCNKVEQGKIEPYGQLVSVDGKHMNVLIQGEGEETVVLLPGFGTASPALDFKMLVDELSPFYKVVVVEPFGYGLSDETDKERTADNMVTEVHEALQQLNIDRFTLMGHSIAGIYGLNYVNKYPNEVNAFIGIDSSVPTQGGMNDGFPLKTFKFLNKSGLLRLIKKVGEDPYASLAFDAHTVEQSKMIANKNNNNDTTLNEMKNISSNFKAAQQLKFPKNLPVLLFIQADNKSVEGWIPLHEAQAKDSVRGKVIKLDADHYLHHTKSKEIVEDFREFMEQAS from the coding sequence ATGAAACGACAAGAAGAGGGTACAAAAAAAAGGATGCGCAAACCACTTCGCATAATCCTTAAATCTATAGGAGCTTTAGCAGGATTAATGGTACTTTTTCTAGCCATTGTTTTTATTGTTAATCTGGTTTGCAACAAGGTGGAGCAGGGTAAAATAGAACCCTATGGCCAGTTAGTATCTGTAGACGGAAAACATATGAATGTGCTGATCCAAGGGGAAGGCGAAGAAACAGTCGTGCTCCTTCCAGGTTTTGGAACAGCATCTCCAGCACTTGATTTTAAGATGCTGGTAGATGAACTATCTCCGTTCTACAAAGTTGTCGTGGTTGAGCCGTTCGGCTATGGATTAAGTGATGAAACCGATAAGGAGCGGACCGCAGACAATATGGTAACTGAAGTCCATGAAGCTTTGCAGCAGCTCAATATTGACCGCTTCACGCTAATGGGCCATTCCATTGCAGGTATCTACGGATTGAATTATGTTAACAAATATCCAAACGAAGTAAATGCATTTATCGGAATCGACAGCAGTGTGCCAACCCAAGGCGGAATGAATGATGGATTCCCATTAAAAACGTTCAAATTCCTCAATAAATCAGGTCTCTTAAGATTGATCAAAAAAGTAGGGGAGGACCCCTATGCTTCGTTAGCATTTGATGCTCACACCGTAGAGCAATCGAAAATGATTGCAAATAAAAATAATAATAATGACACTACTTTAAATGAAATGAAGAATATTTCTTCTAATTTTAAAGCGGCTCAACAGTTGAAGTTCCCAAAAAATCTTCCTGTTCTATTGTTTATCCAAGCGGATAATAAATCTGTTGAAGGTTGGATACCACTGCATGAAGCGCAGGCCAAAGACTCTGTACGTGGGAAAGTCATAAAACTTGATGCAGATCATTATTTGCACCACACCAAATCCAAAGAAATCGTTGAAGACTTCAGGGAGTTCATGGAGCAAGCAAGCTGA
- a CDS encoding LacI family DNA-binding transcriptional regulator, which yields MASIKEVADIAGVAVGTVSRVINNHPSVKQETREKVLAAIKEINYVPNEVARNFKMQKSMMIALLLPTIRHPFFSELAYYIEDELDRHDYKLILCNSKGKPEKELYYFDILNQNKVAGIIAITYNDIEHSVVKDIPLVSIDRHFKDEISCVTSDNYNGGRIALQELHKAGVRHPAYLGYIATSIRGEVDLRKVGFMDAAKELGLPQADYEIPDLDEDLLNPHLDQILTAAQYKEVDGVFVNGDMLAARYIKRAREHGIQVPEDVKVVGYDGIQKDDLFHPFLSTIVQPVEEMARTAVRLLIQKVEGVELHKDLYRLPVTFRQGGTT from the coding sequence ATGGCTAGTATTAAGGAGGTTGCTGATATTGCCGGCGTTGCAGTTGGGACCGTTTCCAGAGTCATTAACAACCACCCTTCAGTCAAACAGGAGACTCGCGAGAAGGTACTAGCTGCGATCAAAGAAATAAATTATGTACCGAATGAGGTGGCAAGAAATTTTAAGATGCAGAAGTCTATGATGATTGCACTTTTGCTTCCTACAATAAGGCATCCCTTCTTTTCCGAGCTTGCCTACTATATTGAAGATGAATTGGATCGTCATGACTACAAATTGATTCTGTGCAACAGCAAAGGCAAGCCCGAAAAAGAACTATATTATTTTGATATCCTGAACCAGAATAAGGTCGCAGGGATCATAGCTATTACTTACAACGATATCGAACATAGTGTTGTGAAAGACATCCCGCTGGTTTCAATAGACCGCCATTTCAAAGATGAGATTTCCTGTGTCACCTCGGATAACTATAACGGCGGACGTATCGCGTTACAAGAGTTGCACAAGGCAGGGGTACGGCATCCGGCCTACCTAGGTTATATCGCGACGTCGATCCGGGGCGAAGTGGATTTGAGAAAAGTCGGTTTTATGGATGCTGCCAAGGAGTTGGGACTGCCCCAAGCCGATTATGAAATTCCTGATCTCGACGAGGATTTATTGAACCCCCATCTTGATCAGATCTTAACGGCTGCACAGTATAAAGAAGTTGACGGGGTGTTTGTGAATGGTGACATGCTGGCAGCTCGATATATTAAGCGGGCACGAGAACACGGAATCCAGGTTCCGGAAGACGTGAAGGTAGTAGGTTATGACGGAATTCAGAAAGATGATTTGTTTCATCCTTTCTTATCCACCATTGTACAACCTGTTGAAGAAATGGCCCGGACGGCAGTACGTCTACTAATCCAAAAAGTAGAGGGCGTGGAGCTTCATAAAGATCTCTACCGCCTACCGGTAACATTCAGACAAGGCGGGACCACTTAA